A stretch of the Lactuca sativa cultivar Salinas chromosome 9, Lsat_Salinas_v11, whole genome shotgun sequence genome encodes the following:
- the LOC111905920 gene encoding pyruvate decarboxylase 2: MEGTHEDVGSFVGNKDATLGRHLARRLVEVGITDIFTVPGDFNLTLLDHLIAEPRLKNVGCCNELNAGYAADGYARSRGAAACAVTFTVGGLSVLNAIAGANSENLPVICIVGGPNSNDFGTNRILHHTIGIPDFSQEYRCFQTITCFQAVISHLEDAHEQIDRAISTAIKESKPVYISVSCNLPGIPHSTFCEEPIPFSLFQRTSNPAGLEQAVKAAAEFLDGAVKPVLVGGPKLRVAKAQQAFVEFADASGYALALMPSGKGMVPETHEHFMGTYWGAVSTSFCAEIVESADAYLFAGPIFNDYSSVGYSLLLKKEKAVIVQPDRVVVGNGPAFGCVLMKEFLEELSKVITKNTAAFDNYQRIHVPDGEPVPGEPTDPLRVNILFQHIQKMLTSDTAVLAETGDSWFNCQKLKLPDGCGYEFQMQYGSIGWSVGALLGYAQSIPDKRVIACIGDGSFQVTAQDVTTMIRQEQKSVIFLVNNGGYTIEVEIHDGPYNVIKNWNYTGVVEAFNNDDGKLWTAKVKNEEELIEAIATATGEKEDHLCFIEVFVHKDDTSKELLEWGSRVCAANSRPPNPQ, translated from the exons ATGGAGGGAACGCATGAAGACGTAGGTAGCTTCGTCGGAAACAAGGACGCCACCCTGGGCCGCCACCTTGCCCGGCGTCTCGTGGAGGTTGGCATCACCGATATCTTCACAGTTCCCGGTGATTTCAACCTCACCCTCCTCGACCACCTCATCGCAGAACCCCGCCTGAAAAACGTCGGATGCTGCAATGAGCTGAACGCAGGGTACGCCGCAGACGGGTACGCCCGGTCCCGCGGTGCTGCCGCCTGTGCGGTGACTTTCACCGTCGGTGGTTTGAGCGTCCTTAACGCAATCGCAGGTGCTAACAGCGAGAATCTTCCGGTTATCTGTATCGTGGGTGGACCAAATTCTAATGACTTTGGAACTAATCGGATCCTCCATCATACGATCGGAATCCCGGATTTCAGCCAGGAGTACAGGTGTTTCCAGACGATTACTTGCTTTCAGGCTGTGATTAGTCATTTGGAAGACGCTCATGAACAAATCGATAGGGCCATCTCCACCGCTATCAAAGAAAGCAAGCCGGTTTATATCAGTGTCAGTTGCAATCTTCCCGGCATTCCTCATTCCACCTTTTGCGAGGAGCCCATCCCCTTCTCGCTCTTTCAGCG GACGAGTAACCCGGCGGGATTAGAACAAGCAGTGAAAGCGGCCGCCGAATTCCTCGACGGTGCTGTTAAGCCAGTATTGGTCGGCGGTCCAAAACTACGTGTAGCAAAGGCTCAACAAGCTTTTGTCGAATTTGCAGACGCGAGTGGATACGCGCTTGCTCTAATGCCCTCGGGTAAAGGAATGGTACCCGAGACCCACGAGCATTTTATGGGGACCTACTGGGGAGCAGTCAGTACTTCCTTCTGTGCGGAAATTGTCGAGTCCGCTGACGCATATCTTTTTGCGGGACCCATTTTCAATGACTATAGTTCGGTCGGCTACTCTTTACTGCTTAAAAAAGAAAAAGCAGTAATCGTGCAGCCGGACCGTGTGGTGGTTGGAAACGGTCCGGCTTTTGGGTGTGTTCTCATGAAAGAATTTCTTGAAGAACTTTCAAAAGTGATCACCAAAAATACTGCGGCTTTTGATAATTACCAAAGGATACATGTTCCGGATGGTGAACCGGTCCCCGGTGAGCCGACTGACCCATTGAGGGTCAATATATTGTTCCAACATATACAAAAAATGTTGACCTCTGACACTGCGGTGCTTGCTGAGACTGGGGATTCGTGGTTTAACTGTCAGAAACTGAAGTTGCCAGATGGATGTGG GTATGAATTCCAAATGCAGTATGGTTCGATCGGGTGGTCTGTTGGTGCGCTTCTTGGTTATGCTCAGTCTATACCGGACAAACGGGTCATTGCTTGCATCGGTGATGGTAGTTTCCAg gtaACAGCACAAGACGTGACAACAATGATACGACAGGAGCAAAAGAGCGTAATATTTTTGGTTAACAATGGAGGCTACACCATAGAAGTTGAGATTCATGATGGACCTTATAATGTCATTAAGAACTGGAACTATACTGGAGTTGTGGAAGCCTTTAATAATGATGATGGCAAGTTGTGGACTGCAAAG GTGAAAAATGAAGAGGAGCTGATAGAAGCAATAGCAACAGCAACAGGGGAGAAAGAGGATCATTTGTGCTTTATTGAAGTGTTTGTTCATAAAGATGATACCAGCAAAGAGCTTCTGGAATGGGGTTCTAGAGTCTGCGCTGCTAATAGCCGCCCACCTAATCCTCAGTGA